In the genome of Chryseobacterium arthrosphaerae, one region contains:
- a CDS encoding aminotransferase class I/II-fold pyridoxal phosphate-dependent enzyme: MENFNAANEIQDLQYFGEFGGVNPSISDSSTYTFLSAKTMFDTFEGNAEGCYLYSRHSSPMNLYLAQALAKMENTESANVTASGMGAITSVLMQVCKSGDHIISSRTIYGGTYAFLKNFLPQFNVATTFVDINNFDVIENAITPATKVIYCESVSNPLLEVADLRKLSEICKKHNLKLIVDNTFSPLSISPQLFGADVVIHSLTKFINGSSDTVGGVYCASQAFIDDTKNVNSGACMLLGPTMDSLRASSILKNLRTLHIRIKQHSHNAMYLAERFEKDGLKVSYPGLPSHKNHELMKSMIDKEYGFGGLLTLDAGTTEKANELMEMMQAENLGYLAVSLGFYKTLFSCSGKSTSSEIPEEERASIGISDGLIRFSIGLDHDIKRTYHKMKECMLKVGVLNHHENISIS, from the coding sequence ATGGAAAACTTTAACGCAGCCAACGAGATCCAGGATCTTCAGTATTTTGGTGAATTCGGAGGAGTGAATCCTTCTATCTCTGACAGTTCTACCTATACTTTCCTTTCTGCAAAAACGATGTTTGATACCTTTGAAGGGAATGCGGAAGGTTGCTACCTGTACTCCAGACATTCATCACCGATGAATCTGTACCTGGCACAGGCACTTGCCAAAATGGAAAATACAGAGTCGGCCAATGTTACCGCATCCGGAATGGGAGCGATTACCTCTGTTCTGATGCAGGTGTGCAAAAGTGGAGACCATATCATCTCAAGCAGAACCATCTATGGCGGAACGTATGCTTTCCTGAAAAATTTTCTTCCCCAGTTCAATGTAGCAACCACTTTTGTAGACATCAATAATTTTGATGTGATCGAAAATGCAATTACTCCCGCCACAAAAGTGATCTATTGCGAAAGTGTGAGCAACCCGCTTCTTGAGGTAGCAGACCTCAGAAAACTTTCGGAGATCTGTAAAAAACATAATTTAAAACTTATCGTTGACAATACTTTTTCACCGCTTTCTATCAGTCCGCAGCTATTCGGAGCTGATGTGGTGATTCACAGTTTAACGAAATTCATCAATGGAAGCAGTGATACAGTGGGCGGTGTATACTGTGCCTCACAGGCATTTATCGACGATACCAAAAATGTAAATTCCGGAGCCTGTATGCTTCTTGGTCCTACTATGGACAGTTTAAGAGCGTCAAGCATCCTGAAAAACCTGAGAACGCTTCATATCAGGATAAAACAGCACAGCCATAATGCCATGTATCTGGCAGAAAGGTTTGAAAAAGACGGTCTGAAAGTTTCATATCCGGGATTACCGTCCCATAAGAATCATGAATTAATGAAAAGCATGATCGATAAAGAATACGGATTCGGAGGATTATTGACCCTGGATGCCGGAACAACGGAAAAAGCCAACGAACTGATGGAAATGATGCAGGCAGAAAACCTGGGTTATCTTGCTGTAAGCTTAGGTTTCTATAAAACATTATTCTCCTGCTCAGGAAAATCCACGTCATCTGAAATTCCGGAAGAAGAAAGAGCTTCCATCGGTATTTCTGACGGACTGATCAGATTCTCCATCGGCTTAGACCACGACATTAAAAGAACTTACCATAAAATGAAAGAGTGTATGCTGAAAGTAGGCGTTCTCAACCACCATGAAAACATTTCTATATCCTAA
- a CDS encoding Lrp/AsnC family transcriptional regulator, with amino-acid sequence MELDETDKKLLGFLQQDCKQTTKELSGKLGLSVTAIYERIKKLENAGVISKYVALLDKNKVKRNFIVLCHVKLTQHKKEFVLQFEKEVMNLQEVTECFHVSGDYDYILKIGVKDIEDYRNFMLTKLTTLQHIASTHSSFMISEVKNTTAIIL; translated from the coding sequence ATGGAACTTGACGAAACAGATAAGAAATTACTGGGGTTTTTGCAGCAGGACTGTAAACAAACCACCAAAGAACTGTCCGGTAAGCTTGGATTATCGGTTACAGCGATTTATGAGCGTATCAAAAAGCTTGAAAATGCAGGCGTGATTTCAAAATATGTTGCTTTGCTGGATAAAAATAAGGTGAAGCGAAACTTTATCGTTTTGTGCCATGTAAAACTTACGCAGCATAAAAAAGAGTTTGTATTACAGTTTGAGAAAGAAGTGATGAACCTGCAGGAAGTTACCGAATGCTTTCATGTAAGCGGGGATTATGACTATATCCTTAAAATAGGAGTGAAAGATATTGAAGATTACCGTAATTTTATGCTGACCAAGCTTACAACGCTTCAGCATATCGCCAGTACACACAGCTCGTTTATGATTTCTGAGGTGAAAAATACTACGGCAATCATTTTGTAA
- a CDS encoding bestrophin family protein gives MITTKYVNYKQVLNLSGVHLILISIWCTLIAVLFYFFNWHWMTIPWVPVALIGTAEAFLVGFKNNQAYDRLWEARKIWGGIVNSSRSFASMVYAFDTQNEQIGVFDLEDRKKRIVNRHIAWLYTFREQLLIPTEWEHISSNENNKFGNINRRRNRLIKAGFPDYGRAPIFLHKYLSEEEYDLKSHYKNFATYLIAQQAKDINELKNMNAITDFNQTQLQNSLNEFYNFQGQAERIKKFPSPRQFASTAFVFNILFITLLPLGLVNEFAKLGDWGIWTSIPFCIIIGWIYIIMELVGDYSENPFAGLMFDVPMLSICRTIEIDLLQMGGETDLPDPIASKNGVLV, from the coding sequence ATGATCACAACCAAATACGTCAATTATAAACAGGTTCTCAATCTATCCGGTGTACATCTTATTTTAATTTCTATCTGGTGTACACTGATTGCTGTTCTTTTCTATTTCTTCAACTGGCACTGGATGACCATTCCGTGGGTTCCTGTGGCCCTGATCGGTACAGCAGAGGCATTCCTGGTGGGTTTCAAAAACAACCAGGCTTATGACAGACTTTGGGAAGCCCGCAAGATCTGGGGCGGAATTGTGAATTCCAGCCGTTCATTTGCTTCCATGGTGTATGCCTTTGATACCCAAAATGAACAAATTGGTGTTTTTGATCTTGAAGACCGTAAGAAAAGAATTGTCAATCGTCATATTGCATGGCTATACACCTTCCGTGAGCAGCTTCTGATCCCTACAGAATGGGAACATATCAGCAGCAATGAAAATAATAAATTCGGTAATATCAACAGGAGAAGAAACAGGCTGATCAAGGCAGGGTTTCCGGATTACGGAAGAGCCCCTATTTTCCTGCACAAATACCTTTCAGAAGAAGAATATGATCTTAAAAGTCACTATAAAAACTTTGCCACTTACCTGATCGCCCAACAGGCTAAAGATATCAATGAGCTGAAAAACATGAATGCCATCACAGACTTCAATCAGACCCAGCTTCAAAACAGCCTGAACGAATTCTATAATTTCCAGGGACAGGCAGAAAGGATCAAAAAATTCCCGTCTCCGAGACAGTTTGCCAGTACTGCATTTGTCTTTAATATCCTTTTTATTACCTTGCTTCCTCTCGGATTAGTGAATGAATTTGCAAAATTGGGAGACTGGGGAATCTGGACCTCTATTCCTTTCTGTATCATCATAGGATGGATCTATATTATCATGGAACTGGTGGGAGATTATTCTGAAAACCCTTTTGCCGGACTGATGTTCGACGTTCCGATGCTCTCCATCTGCAGAACTATAGAAATAGACCTTCTTCAAATGGGTGGTGAAACAGACCTTCCGGATCCTATTGCTTCTAAAAACGGAGTATTGGTATAG
- a CDS encoding alpha-ketoacid dehydrogenase subunit alpha/beta, translated as MENTLHEKVSQDILLKAYNHMMLAKAMADIYEENRNVCKYVHSTSRGHEAIQLATAYQLKKEDWVSPYYRDESILLGIGFEPYQLMLQLLAKADDPFSGGRSYYSHPSSRDENKPKIIHQSSATGMQTIPTTGVAQGIKYIQDFDLQHFENNPVVVCSLGDNSVTEGEVSEALQFAALHQLPIIFLVQDNEWGISVTKDEARTCDAYDFVAGFTGLSRMRVDGTDFVESFEAMKKAVDFVRTERKPLVVCAKTVLIGHHTSGVRREFYRDEEDLTKHRAKDPGEILRKHLLETGVDEDLLKQITKKARLEAEEAFEKAKNAEDPKPETVMQHVFAPTPITEETGTREPADGEKIVMVDAAIHAIQELMWKHPEALLYGQDVGERIGGVFRETVTLGKKFGSKRVFNTAIQEAYIIGSTAGMSAVGLKPIVEVQFADYIYPGINQLITEISKSNYLSGGKYPVSNIIRVPIGAYGGGGPYHSGSVESILANIKGIKIAYPSNAADFKGLLKAAYYDPNPVVMLEHKGLYWSKVPGTEDAKTVEPAEDYVLPFGKGKVIIEADKNETEKGRTLLVVTYGMGVYWAKEAVKQFSGRVEVIDLRTLIPLDEELVFERVKAHGKCIVLTEEQLNNSFAEAFAHRISKNCFKYLDAPVETMGSLDVPAVPINLVLEKEMLPNAEKLSKKIEEMLKY; from the coding sequence ATGGAAAATACACTTCACGAAAAAGTTTCTCAGGATATTTTACTTAAAGCGTACAATCATATGATGCTGGCGAAAGCAATGGCTGACATTTATGAAGAAAACAGGAATGTGTGTAAATACGTTCACAGTACTTCAAGAGGTCATGAAGCCATCCAGCTGGCAACGGCTTACCAGCTTAAAAAAGAAGACTGGGTTTCTCCTTATTACAGGGATGAAAGTATTCTTCTGGGAATTGGCTTTGAACCTTATCAGCTGATGCTTCAGCTATTGGCGAAGGCTGATGATCCTTTTTCAGGAGGAAGATCTTATTATTCCCACCCTTCCAGCAGGGATGAAAACAAACCGAAAATCATTCACCAGAGCTCCGCAACGGGAATGCAGACCATTCCTACTACCGGAGTAGCACAAGGGATAAAATACATTCAGGATTTTGATCTACAGCATTTTGAAAACAATCCTGTGGTGGTTTGCAGCCTTGGAGATAATTCCGTGACTGAAGGTGAAGTGAGTGAGGCTTTACAGTTTGCAGCATTACACCAGCTTCCTATTATTTTCCTTGTGCAGGACAACGAATGGGGAATTTCTGTAACAAAGGATGAAGCAAGAACCTGCGACGCTTATGATTTTGTAGCAGGATTTACAGGTTTAAGCAGAATGAGAGTAGACGGAACTGATTTCGTGGAAAGTTTCGAAGCCATGAAAAAGGCTGTTGATTTTGTAAGAACGGAGAGAAAGCCTTTGGTAGTCTGTGCTAAAACCGTATTGATCGGACATCATACTTCCGGTGTAAGAAGAGAATTCTATAGAGACGAAGAAGATTTAACCAAACATAGGGCTAAAGATCCGGGAGAAATCCTTAGAAAACATTTGCTGGAAACAGGAGTGGATGAGGATCTTTTAAAACAAATCACAAAAAAAGCACGCCTGGAAGCGGAAGAAGCTTTTGAAAAGGCCAAAAATGCAGAGGATCCTAAACCTGAAACGGTAATGCAGCATGTCTTCGCTCCTACCCCGATTACGGAAGAAACGGGAACCCGTGAGCCTGCTGACGGTGAGAAGATCGTTATGGTAGATGCTGCCATTCATGCAATTCAGGAACTGATGTGGAAACACCCGGAAGCGCTTCTTTACGGACAGGATGTAGGAGAAAGAATTGGCGGGGTTTTCCGTGAAACGGTTACATTAGGAAAGAAATTCGGAAGTAAAAGAGTTTTCAACACAGCTATTCAGGAAGCTTATATCATTGGATCTACAGCTGGGATGAGTGCTGTGGGATTAAAACCTATCGTTGAAGTTCAGTTTGCAGACTATATCTACCCTGGTATTAACCAGCTGATTACAGAAATTTCAAAATCAAACTATCTGAGTGGCGGAAAATATCCTGTCAGCAACATCATCCGTGTTCCGATCGGAGCTTACGGTGGCGGTGGCCCATACCACAGCGGCAGTGTTGAAAGTATTTTAGCCAATATCAAAGGAATTAAAATAGCCTATCCAAGTAACGCTGCGGACTTCAAAGGCTTGCTTAAGGCAGCTTATTACGACCCTAATCCGGTGGTAATGCTTGAACACAAAGGATTATACTGGAGTAAGGTTCCTGGAACTGAAGACGCCAAAACTGTAGAGCCTGCAGAAGATTATGTTCTTCCGTTCGGAAAAGGAAAAGTAATCATTGAAGCGGATAAGAATGAAACCGAAAAAGGAAGAACCTTATTGGTTGTTACCTACGGAATGGGAGTTTACTGGGCTAAAGAAGCTGTAAAACAATTCAGCGGAAGAGTTGAAGTAATTGACCTGAGAACCCTGATTCCTCTTGATGAAGAACTTGTGTTTGAAAGAGTAAAAGCACATGGAAAATGTATTGTTCTTACAGAAGAGCAGCTTAACAATTCCTTTGCAGAGGCGTTTGCCCACCGTATTTCTAAAAACTGCTTCAAATATCTGGATGCTCCGGTAGAAACAATGGGATCTCTGGATGTACCTGCGGTTCCGATCAACCTGGTTCTGGAAAAAGAAATGCTTCCGAATGCAGAAAAGCTTTCGAAAAAAATCGAAGAAATGCTGAAATATTAA
- the dnaE gene encoding DNA polymerase III subunit alpha — translation MYLIFDTETTGLPKNFNAPLSDSDNWPRMVQIAWQLHDDDGNLIENQDYIIKPEGYDIPFNAARIHGITTKIANDEGRDLQEILEEFSRVLERVRVVSGHNVEFDYNIVGAEFYRKNLKDNLQEKPKADTMILGTDFCQLGGGRGGRFKPPKLEELYEKLYGNKFDEAHNAAADVNATARAFFEMVRIGVVPAETLKISEDQLAYFKSLYPDPIKPFNIVIRRQVADFHNKKKQQDFGSIDEIDLGKYFNFNNHSVFSTLMATSSISDLIKKASEENFPAVGMVDLGNMMGAFKFVSAVEGANADRAKKHKEYLAKKQEAEENGTEFNEPEPVSEPLIPVVGCEFYISDRYEQKQFTKDDPDRRTQVVLLAKDFNGYKNLAKLSSIGFLKGFYFGVPRVSRELIAQYKEGVIALTSGIMGDIPDAILNTGEQKGEELFKWWKDTFEDDFYVQLQNHKLPEEEHLNEVLLYLADKYNVKILAQNETFYSNKDDANIQDIVSCIKDGEKLTTPIGKGFGKRRGLATGEYYIKNSDEIKEAFLAYPDAFDAYEEFTAKFKPYTLKRDVLLPKFDIPEEFIHAEDEVDGGKRGEMAYLTHLTYEGAKRRYVDTGITDEIKERLDFELEVIANTGYPGYFLIVQDFCNEARNMGVWVGPGRGSAAGSAVAYCIGITNVDPIKYDLLFERFLNPERVSMPDIDIDFDDEGRDRVIKWVIEKYGQSQVAQIITYSVLGGKSAIKDAGRVLDVPIPDTNNIAKLIPSTPGMNIAKALAKYDKLKPEEQMLVDEMRYVLESPDDARHDVLASAKKMEGCIRNTGIHACGVIITPEDVSNLVPVTIAAKDADILVSQFDNSVAESAGLLKMDFLGLRTLTIIKDALKLVKARHGVDIDPDLIPLDDTKTYQLFKEGRTVGIFQYESPGMQKYMRELKPTVFADLIAMNALYRPGPIKYIPNFINRKHGIEEIVYDLPETEEYLKETYGITVYQEQVMLLSQKLANFTKGEADTLRKAMGKKQIDVLNKMYPKFIEGGRKNNLNEERLEKIWNDWKAFAEYAFNKSHSTCYAFIAYQTAYLKANYPAEYMASVMSNNINNTDSITMFMEDCKSMGVDVLGPDVNESQYKFSVNEKGQIRFGLGAIKGIGEGPSEAITRERENGRFKNIYDFFERILPSQMNKRVAESLVLAGAFDELDSFHRGQYFDIDMAGRTNLERLIRYGQSFQESKNEMEHSLFADFAEEVQIEQPKLPPCPEWPNMHKLNKEKEIIGFYLSAHPLDEFKYQYQFMQGQLSKKSVLEKEDEQKTTADEAPVLEQDSQDDSVDLTEIVSDDLSAGEEEVIEEVTKKAEPKGNFLFLNLDEVDAYKEQAFANKQEELFEEKKKDWKTLQKERENGGGGKEYTVAGLITEYRVQDGFRSGEKVAFVTLEDYSGSYSFRLGDRDYMRLKEKLEVQRFVIFKIKFAQVKDGRVFVNVNDVIELQEAFERFAKSISLVMDVMDVRPEDLDFFRTVLERNKGNQKLKFFIKNVEDDSHIEVQSMKHSVDLNGDLIKEIQLLNKYEFYLN, via the coding sequence ATGTATTTAATTTTTGACACAGAAACAACCGGTTTACCAAAAAATTTCAACGCTCCGCTTTCAGATTCGGATAACTGGCCAAGAATGGTTCAGATTGCCTGGCAATTGCATGATGATGATGGTAATTTAATTGAAAACCAGGATTATATTATAAAACCTGAAGGGTATGATATTCCCTTCAACGCAGCCAGAATTCACGGAATTACCACCAAGATAGCCAACGATGAAGGACGCGACCTGCAGGAGATCCTGGAAGAATTTTCCAGAGTACTTGAAAGAGTAAGAGTGGTGTCCGGGCACAATGTGGAATTCGACTACAATATCGTAGGAGCTGAATTTTACAGAAAAAATTTAAAAGATAATTTACAGGAAAAGCCAAAGGCTGATACAATGATCCTGGGAACCGACTTCTGTCAGCTGGGAGGAGGTCGTGGAGGCCGTTTCAAACCTCCGAAGCTTGAGGAGCTTTACGAAAAACTGTATGGGAATAAATTTGATGAAGCCCATAATGCAGCAGCCGACGTAAACGCTACAGCCAGAGCTTTCTTCGAAATGGTAAGAATTGGAGTGGTTCCTGCTGAAACATTGAAGATTTCAGAAGATCAGCTGGCTTATTTCAAAAGTCTTTATCCTGATCCCATCAAACCCTTCAATATTGTCATCAGAAGGCAGGTTGCTGATTTCCATAACAAGAAAAAGCAGCAGGATTTCGGAAGTATTGATGAAATTGATCTCGGTAAATATTTCAACTTTAATAACCATAGTGTTTTCTCTACACTGATGGCAACCTCAAGCATCAGTGATCTGATTAAAAAAGCATCTGAAGAAAACTTCCCGGCCGTCGGCATGGTAGACCTCGGCAATATGATGGGGGCTTTCAAGTTCGTTTCTGCAGTAGAAGGTGCTAACGCTGACCGAGCGAAAAAGCATAAAGAATATTTAGCAAAAAAACAGGAAGCAGAAGAGAACGGAACGGAATTCAATGAACCGGAACCTGTTTCTGAACCTCTGATTCCCGTTGTAGGCTGTGAGTTTTATATTTCAGACCGTTACGAACAGAAGCAATTTACCAAAGATGATCCTGACAGAAGGACACAGGTGGTGCTTCTGGCAAAAGATTTTAACGGGTATAAAAATTTAGCAAAACTTTCGAGCATCGGATTTCTGAAAGGATTCTATTTCGGAGTTCCGAGGGTAAGCCGTGAGCTGATTGCGCAATATAAAGAAGGAGTCATTGCTCTGACTTCCGGAATTATGGGAGATATTCCCGACGCTATCCTGAATACCGGGGAGCAAAAAGGGGAAGAACTGTTTAAATGGTGGAAAGACACCTTTGAAGATGATTTCTATGTGCAGCTTCAAAACCATAAACTGCCTGAAGAGGAACACTTAAATGAAGTACTTCTTTACCTGGCAGATAAATATAATGTGAAGATCCTGGCCCAGAACGAGACTTTCTATTCCAATAAAGATGATGCCAATATTCAGGACATCGTAAGCTGTATCAAAGACGGGGAGAAACTGACAACTCCTATCGGGAAAGGCTTTGGTAAAAGAAGAGGGCTTGCAACGGGGGAATATTACATCAAAAATTCTGACGAAATAAAAGAAGCTTTTCTGGCGTATCCTGATGCTTTTGATGCCTATGAAGAATTTACGGCAAAATTTAAACCTTATACCTTAAAAAGAGATGTTCTCCTTCCGAAGTTTGATATTCCTGAGGAATTTATCCATGCAGAAGATGAGGTAGACGGAGGAAAAAGAGGGGAGATGGCTTATCTTACGCATTTGACATACGAAGGAGCTAAAAGAAGATATGTTGATACTGGTATTACTGATGAAATTAAAGAACGACTCGACTTTGAGCTTGAAGTAATTGCCAATACCGGGTATCCGGGATACTTCCTTATTGTGCAGGATTTCTGTAATGAAGCCCGTAATATGGGAGTCTGGGTAGGCCCGGGGAGGGGATCTGCTGCGGGATCTGCCGTTGCCTACTGTATCGGGATTACCAATGTGGACCCGATTAAATATGATCTCCTTTTTGAGAGGTTCCTGAACCCGGAAAGGGTATCGATGCCAGATATTGATATCGACTTTGATGATGAAGGCAGAGACAGGGTGATCAAATGGGTAATTGAGAAGTATGGCCAGAGCCAGGTGGCACAGATCATCACCTATTCGGTACTTGGTGGTAAATCTGCCATTAAAGATGCCGGAAGGGTGCTGGATGTCCCGATTCCCGATACCAATAATATAGCCAAACTTATTCCTTCCACACCAGGGATGAATATTGCGAAGGCCCTGGCAAAATATGATAAATTGAAGCCTGAAGAACAGATGCTTGTCGATGAGATGAGGTATGTTCTTGAGAGCCCTGATGATGCCCGTCATGATGTACTTGCCAGCGCGAAAAAGATGGAAGGCTGTATCAGAAATACAGGGATTCATGCCTGTGGGGTAATTATTACACCGGAGGATGTAAGTAACCTGGTTCCGGTAACCATTGCTGCGAAAGATGCTGATATCCTGGTATCACAGTTTGATAACTCGGTGGCTGAAAGTGCCGGACTTCTGAAGATGGACTTCCTGGGGCTTAGAACGCTGACGATCATTAAAGATGCTTTGAAGCTCGTAAAAGCAAGACATGGAGTGGATATTGATCCGGATCTGATTCCACTCGATGATACGAAAACCTATCAGTTATTTAAAGAAGGGAGAACAGTCGGGATTTTCCAGTATGAAAGTCCCGGGATGCAAAAATACATGAGAGAACTTAAGCCTACGGTTTTTGCCGATCTTATTGCCATGAATGCATTGTACCGTCCCGGACCGATCAAGTATATCCCGAACTTCATCAACAGGAAGCATGGTATTGAGGAGATCGTCTATGACCTACCGGAAACTGAAGAATACCTGAAGGAAACTTACGGTATTACCGTTTATCAGGAGCAGGTAATGCTTTTATCCCAGAAACTGGCCAACTTTACAAAAGGTGAAGCCGATACGCTGAGAAAAGCAATGGGTAAAAAGCAGATCGATGTTCTGAATAAAATGTATCCTAAATTCATTGAAGGAGGACGTAAGAACAACCTGAATGAAGAAAGGTTGGAAAAGATCTGGAATGACTGGAAAGCCTTTGCCGAATACGCCTTCAACAAGTCTCACTCAACATGTTATGCATTTATTGCTTATCAGACAGCCTATTTAAAAGCCAATTATCCGGCAGAATATATGGCGAGTGTGATGAGTAATAACATTAACAACACAGACTCTATCACCATGTTCATGGAAGACTGTAAGAGTATGGGAGTAGATGTTTTGGGACCGGACGTGAATGAATCCCAATATAAATTTTCGGTAAACGAAAAAGGACAGATCCGTTTCGGACTGGGAGCGATCAAAGGAATCGGGGAAGGGCCGAGTGAAGCAATTACCAGGGAAAGAGAAAACGGAAGATTTAAAAATATTTATGACTTCTTTGAAAGGATATTGCCTTCTCAGATGAACAAAAGAGTGGCGGAAAGTTTAGTGCTTGCAGGAGCTTTTGATGAATTGGATTCCTTCCACAGAGGTCAGTATTTTGATATTGATATGGCAGGGAGAACTAATCTGGAAAGACTGATCCGGTATGGGCAGAGCTTCCAGGAAAGCAAGAATGAGATGGAGCATTCCCTGTTTGCAGATTTTGCAGAAGAAGTTCAGATCGAACAGCCCAAGCTGCCCCCATGCCCGGAATGGCCGAACATGCATAAATTGAATAAAGAAAAGGAGATCATCGGATTCTACCTTTCTGCACATCCGTTGGATGAATTCAAGTATCAGTATCAGTTTATGCAGGGACAGCTGTCCAAAAAATCAGTGCTGGAAAAAGAAGATGAACAGAAAACAACGGCTGATGAGGCTCCGGTTTTAGAGCAGGATTCGCAGGATGATAGTGTGGACCTTACCGAAATTGTATCAGATGATCTGTCGGCAGGAGAGGAGGAAGTCATAGAAGAAGTCACGAAAAAGGCTGAACCTAAAGGTAATTTTCTGTTCCTGAACCTTGATGAGGTGGATGCTTACAAAGAGCAGGCTTTTGCCAATAAGCAGGAAGAGCTGTTCGAAGAAAAGAAAAAAGACTGGAAAACGCTTCAGAAAGAAAGAGAAAATGGCGGTGGCGGTAAAGAATATACAGTTGCAGGGCTGATCACGGAATACAGAGTTCAGGATGGCTTCAGAAGCGGTGAAAAGGTAGCTTTTGTGACATTGGAAGACTATTCCGGCTCTTACTCGTTCAGACTGGGAGACAGGGATTATATGAGGCTGAAAGAAAAACTGGAGGTTCAGAGGTTTGTGATTTTTAAAATAAAATTTGCTCAGGTAAAAGACGGAAGGGTTTTCGTAAATGTAAATGATGTTATAGAACTTCAGGAAGCCTTTGAAAGATTTGCGAAAAGTATTTCTCTGGTAATGGATGTGATGGATGTAAGGCCTGAAGACCTTGATTTCTTCAGAACAGTGCTGGAAAGGAACAAAGGAAATCAGAAGCTGAAGTTTTTCATTAAAAATGTAGAAGATGACTCGCATATTGAAGTACAGTCGATGAAACATTCCGTGGATCTGAACGGAGATCTCATCAAAGAAATTCAGTTACTGAATAAATATGAGTTCTATCTCAATTAA